A region from the Triticum aestivum cultivar Chinese Spring chromosome 3D, IWGSC CS RefSeq v2.1, whole genome shotgun sequence genome encodes:
- the LOC100873105 gene encoding myb-related protein 308 — MGRSPCCEKAHTNKGAWTKEEDQRLIGYIKAHGEGCWRSLPKAAGLLRCGKSCRLRWMNYLRPDLKRGNFTDDDDELIIKLHALLGNKWSLIAGQLPGRTDNEIKNYWNTHIKRKLLNRGMDPHTHRPISAAAAASGLTTSTAAPVFPSSPAPASRLANAPFASFQSSTVSFARPSPSDDGHSSSGGSSDAPRCPDLNLDLDLDLSMSLPCSPPKTAPPAKSTPTSHQQQGICLCYHLGVRNGEACTCKTASPADPRVFRFLRPLEEGQYI; from the exons ATGGGGAGGTCGCCGTGCTGTGAGAAGGCGCACACCAACAAGGGCGCGTGGACCAAGGAGGAGGACCAGCGCCTGATCGGCTACATCAAGGCCCACGGCGAGGGCTGCTGGCGCTCGCTGCCCAAGGCCGcgggcctgctgcgctgcggcAAGAGCTGCCGCCTCCGCTGGATGAACTACCTCCGACCCGACCTCAAGCGCGGCaacttcaccgacgacgacgacgagctcATCATCAAGCTCCACGCCCTCCTCGGCAACAA GTGGTCGTTGATAGCGGGGCAGCTGCCGGGCCGGACGGACAACGAGATCAAGAACTACTGGAACACGCACATCAAGCGCAAGCTCCTCAACCGCGGCATGGACCCGCACACGCACCGCCccatcagcgccgccgccgccgccagcgggcTCACCACGTCCACCGCCGCCCCCGTCTTCCCTTCCTCTCCGGCGCCGGCGTCCAGGCTCGCCAACGCGCCTTTCGCCTCCTTCCAGAGCAGCACCGTGAGCTTCGCGAGGCCGTCGCCGTCGGACGACGGGCACAGCAGCAGCGGCGGGAGCAGCGACGCGCCCCGGTGCCCCGACCTGAACCTCGACCTGGACCTGGACCTGTCCATGAGCCTGCCGTGCTCGCCGCCCAAGACCGCGCCGCCCGCCAAGTCCACGCCCACGtcgcaccagcagcagggcatctGCCTGTGCTACCACCTCGGCGTCCGCAACGGGGAGGCATGCACCTGCAAGACGGCGTCGCCGGCGGACCCGCGCGTGTTCCGGTTTCTCCGGCCACTGGAGGAGGGTCAATACATATAG